In Planctomycetota bacterium, one DNA window encodes the following:
- a CDS encoding endonuclease domain-containing protein has translation MRREATTPERLLWSRLRYGQLGDIKFRRQVAIGRYFVDFYCHEARLAIELDGDSHIGKAAYDQQRTAALEAQGIQVLRVANDDVLRTLDTVVEGILLACGRHVDGPRGSSSGG, from the coding sequence CTGCGTCGTGAAGCGACAACACCCGAGCGATTGCTTTGGAGCCGTCTGCGGTATGGCCAACTCGGCGACATTAAATTCCGTCGTCAGGTGGCCATCGGGAGATACTTCGTCGACTTCTATTGTCACGAAGCGAGGCTGGCCATCGAACTAGATGGCGACAGCCACATCGGCAAGGCCGCGTACGACCAGCAGCGCACTGCGGCACTTGAGGCACAAGGAATCCAAGTGCTGAGAGTCGCGAACGACGACGTGCTGCGAACGCTGGATACCGTCGTTGAGGGCATTCTTCTCGCCTGTGGTCGCCATGTGGATGGGCCACGGGGATCCTCATCCGGCGGCTAG
- a CDS encoding SH3 domain-containing protein codes for MLLRRVSFALLGLAWLVGFAPAARAEESFPYRAWVRTDDVYVRSGPGENYYPVMKVGRGDVVEVYRHDPGGWYAVRPPEGSYSWVAAEFITPTGHGRGQVSGQHVMARVGSSFSDVRDVIQVRLDQGEHVEILEARKLETENGLQTWYKIAPPAGEFRWISGKYVSQDLPTIEERAGNAKNNLIIAKLARDEREAGGRQRDDRSATEYAPSSITRDDQEAIARQRARQSASAGKPTIGVLDRLDTLDLELSTEVAQAPTDWNFAKLRDEAERMLAKSETPVERGQARLLLAKIDRFEDIRNRYTSSMASAGQTELRRQELAARAPRPSDPTAPAAPDPRYDGTGKLAQVVSRRAGGPQFALLDRNGAIRSYVSASPGVNLRNYVGREIGVSGSLGYLSEEKASHVTAKRVTVIDGGTLR; via the coding sequence ATGTTGCTGCGTCGTGTTTCATTTGCCCTGCTCGGCCTCGCTTGGCTGGTTGGCTTTGCGCCTGCGGCACGGGCCGAAGAGTCGTTTCCGTATCGCGCCTGGGTCCGCACCGACGACGTCTATGTGCGCAGCGGCCCCGGCGAGAACTATTACCCGGTCATGAAGGTCGGCCGCGGCGACGTGGTCGAAGTCTATCGTCACGATCCGGGCGGTTGGTACGCGGTACGGCCTCCCGAGGGTTCGTACAGTTGGGTCGCCGCCGAGTTCATCACCCCCACCGGTCACGGCCGCGGGCAAGTCTCGGGCCAGCACGTGATGGCGCGCGTCGGTAGCTCATTTAGTGACGTCCGCGACGTGATCCAGGTTCGCTTGGACCAAGGGGAACACGTCGAGATTCTCGAAGCCCGCAAGCTCGAAACCGAGAACGGTCTGCAAACCTGGTACAAGATCGCCCCGCCCGCCGGCGAGTTTCGTTGGATCTCGGGCAAGTACGTCAGCCAGGATTTGCCGACCATCGAAGAGCGCGCCGGCAACGCCAAGAACAACCTGATCATCGCCAAGCTGGCCCGCGACGAGCGCGAAGCCGGCGGACGTCAACGCGACGACCGTTCGGCGACTGAATACGCGCCAAGCAGCATCACCCGCGACGACCAGGAAGCCATCGCGCGCCAACGGGCGCGGCAAAGCGCGTCGGCCGGCAAGCCGACGATTGGCGTGCTCGATCGGCTCGATACGCTGGACCTGGAGCTGTCGACCGAGGTGGCCCAAGCGCCAACCGATTGGAATTTTGCCAAGCTGCGCGACGAGGCCGAGCGGATGCTGGCCAAGAGCGAAACACCGGTCGAACGGGGGCAGGCGCGGCTGTTGCTGGCCAAGATCGACCGCTTTGAAGACATTCGGAACCGTTACACGTCGAGCATGGCGTCGGCCGGCCAGACCGAGCTGCGCCGCCAGGAGTTGGCAGCCCGAGCGCCGCGTCCCTCGGACCCGACGGCGCCGGCCGCCCCCGATCCACGCTACGACGGGACCGGCAAGCTGGCCCAGGTGGTCTCGCGCCGCGCCGGCGGCCCGCAGTTCGCGTTGCTCGATCGCAACGGCGCCATTCGCTCGTACGTTTCGGCCTCGCCGGGCGTGAACCTGCGAAACTATGTGGGACGCGAGATCGGTGTCTCGGGCTCGCTGGGCTATCTGTCCGAAGAGAAGGCCAGCCACGTCACCGCGAAGCGCGTGACGGTGATCGACGGCGGAACGCTGCGCTAG
- a CDS encoding trypsin-like peptidase domain-containing protein — MTRCRTVALVLVSTIILGTAAPLRAGDDSSKNADAKPDPRQSIVHITTTKRGPMPTQPWTKSTPQDSTGTGFVVEGNRILTNAHVVGNGSQIYVQPYQSADKLRAEIVLLAPEMDMALLSVENEADFFATRPPLPRAAKLPALKSSVALYGFPVGGEQLSVTQGVVSRIEFVTYYQSGLGLRIQIDAAMNPGNSGGPALLDGVVAGMAFAAVTSAENIGYLIPAEEIETFLADAKDGVYDGKPRLFESWQTVENDALRARLKLPKSVAGVMVTRHFEGAVDTGLRAGDCITHIGDHALDSSGRIKVTDELRLPFFYMVPQLAKNGKVPLTVWRDGQELKADAPVSAQAKLLAPYLKYRYPRYFIYGPLVFSQVYADYALALEERWLKYLRDRNSPILTRVFEPPAFEGEELVAIMSPQFSHPITKGYSQQYMCVVSKINGTKVKNLQHAVELLRDATGEYTEVEFADRSAEKFVFRRRDMDAATDEILADNSIRKQCSDDLVEVWNGGKPLGKKKAADE; from the coding sequence ATGACGCGCTGTCGCACGGTCGCGCTGGTGTTGGTTTCGACAATCATTCTCGGCACGGCTGCGCCATTGCGCGCCGGCGACGACTCTTCAAAGAATGCTGACGCCAAGCCCGATCCGCGCCAGTCGATCGTCCACATCACGACCACCAAGCGCGGCCCCATGCCGACGCAGCCCTGGACCAAGAGTACGCCCCAGGACAGCACGGGGACCGGCTTTGTCGTCGAGGGGAATCGCATTCTCACCAACGCCCACGTCGTCGGGAACGGCAGCCAGATTTACGTCCAGCCCTACCAGTCGGCCGACAAGCTGCGCGCCGAGATCGTCTTGCTCGCCCCCGAGATGGACATGGCCCTGTTGTCCGTCGAGAACGAAGCCGACTTCTTCGCCACGCGTCCGCCCCTGCCGCGCGCGGCCAAGTTGCCGGCGTTGAAAAGCTCGGTGGCGTTGTACGGCTTTCCGGTCGGCGGCGAGCAGTTGTCGGTGACCCAGGGGGTCGTCTCGCGGATCGAGTTCGTCACCTATTACCAGTCCGGTCTCGGGCTGCGGATTCAAATCGACGCGGCCATGAACCCCGGCAACAGCGGCGGCCCGGCGCTGCTCGACGGTGTCGTCGCGGGTATGGCCTTCGCCGCCGTCACCAGCGCCGAGAACATCGGCTACCTGATCCCCGCGGAGGAAATCGAGACGTTCCTTGCCGACGCCAAGGACGGCGTTTATGACGGCAAGCCGCGCTTGTTTGAAAGCTGGCAGACAGTCGAGAATGACGCCTTGCGGGCGCGGCTCAAGCTCCCCAAGTCGGTGGCGGGCGTGATGGTGACGCGGCACTTCGAGGGGGCTGTTGACACGGGCCTGCGCGCGGGCGATTGCATCACGCACATTGGCGACCACGCGCTTGACAGCTCGGGACGGATCAAAGTAACCGACGAGTTGCGACTGCCGTTCTTTTACATGGTCCCCCAATTGGCCAAGAACGGCAAAGTGCCGCTGACCGTATGGCGCGACGGCCAGGAGTTGAAGGCCGACGCGCCGGTCTCGGCCCAGGCGAAGTTGCTGGCGCCCTATCTGAAGTATCGCTACCCGCGGTATTTCATCTATGGACCGTTGGTTTTTTCGCAAGTCTACGCCGACTACGCGCTGGCGCTCGAGGAGCGCTGGCTCAAGTATTTGCGCGATCGTAACAGCCCGATCCTGACGCGAGTCTTTGAACCGCCGGCGTTCGAGGGAGAAGAACTGGTGGCGATCATGTCGCCGCAGTTCTCCCACCCGATCACCAAGGGTTACTCACAGCAATACATGTGCGTGGTCAGCAAGATCAACGGCACCAAGGTGAAGAATCTGCAGCACGCGGTCGAGTTGCTGCGCGACGCGACCGGCGAGTACACCGAGGTGGAGTTCGCCGATCGGAGCGCCGAGAAGTTCGTCTTCCGCCGTCGCGACATGGACGCCGCGACCGACGAGATCCTGGCCGACAATAGCATCCGCAAGCAATGCTCCGACGACCTGGTCGAAGTCTGGAATGGCGGCAAACCGCTGGGGAAGAAGAAAGCCGCGGACGAGTGA
- a CDS encoding HEAT repeat domain-containing protein — MSSARRARWPWFVVSLLLAAAIAVGYWRWLPNQGDTTAYWQRHLATMSDAEAVAMLDQLSTRGDEGIAILAASMASQRRPLAQQSATLLRSKLDEWELLSPRAATPRLMVLADALSNHVQQYDADARNSAAEFITRILLWPIDAERVDRPRLNVACQRVLQAIASGEAAAAKPAGSSDQVTANLTLPQMSRADRGGVQSDLPPGPPQMAMNSGAPRVEPRRLPPAATTQARNIDAGDTAASNMPARVPENDPSAPTLPTIAAVNYSNLNVVQLCSYLNDAEASLATAAKQELAARGISARQMEVGAGVTNPDPSVRRRFAEMLPGMTGIDAKPWLMHLSNDEDASVRLTAMTLMATSRDPAMLARVTEMARTDNDERVRYQASRIMESMNDKR, encoded by the coding sequence GCGCTGGTTGCCCAATCAGGGGGACACCACGGCCTATTGGCAGCGACACCTGGCCACGATGAGCGACGCCGAAGCCGTCGCCATGCTCGACCAGTTGAGCACGCGCGGCGACGAAGGAATCGCCATCCTGGCCGCCAGCATGGCTTCGCAGCGCCGGCCCCTCGCTCAGCAGTCGGCCACGCTGCTGCGATCCAAGCTCGACGAGTGGGAGCTGCTGTCACCGCGCGCGGCAACGCCGCGGCTGATGGTGCTGGCCGACGCCTTGTCGAACCATGTGCAGCAATACGACGCCGACGCGCGGAATAGCGCCGCTGAGTTCATTACCCGTATCTTGTTGTGGCCGATCGATGCCGAGCGCGTCGACCGCCCGCGGTTGAACGTGGCCTGTCAGCGCGTGCTGCAGGCGATTGCCTCGGGCGAAGCCGCGGCCGCGAAGCCGGCGGGCTCGTCCGACCAGGTGACGGCCAACCTGACGCTACCGCAAATGAGTCGCGCCGATCGTGGCGGCGTGCAGAGCGACTTGCCCCCCGGCCCGCCGCAGATGGCGATGAACTCGGGCGCGCCGCGCGTCGAGCCGCGCCGACTGCCGCCGGCCGCAACTACGCAGGCTCGCAACATCGACGCCGGCGATACGGCGGCCAGCAACATGCCAGCTCGCGTGCCGGAGAACGACCCATCGGCGCCGACCTTGCCGACCATCGCGGCCGTGAACTACAGCAACCTGAACGTCGTGCAACTGTGCTCGTACTTGAACGACGCGGAAGCCAGCCTGGCCACGGCCGCCAAGCAGGAATTGGCCGCTCGCGGCATCTCGGCGCGACAGATGGAAGTCGGCGCCGGCGTCACCAATCCCGACCCAAGCGTGCGGCGGCGCTTTGCCGAGATGTTGCCCGGGATGACGGGCATCGACGCCAAGCCCTGGCTCATGCACCTGAGCAACGACGAGGACGCCAGCGTGCGGCTGACGGCGATGACGCTGATGGCCACGTCACGCGACCCGGCGATGCTGGCCCGAGTGACCGAGATGGCCCGCACCGACAATGATGAGCGGGTGCGGTATCAGGCGAGCCGGATCATGGAATCGATGAACGATAAACGATGA
- a CDS encoding leucine--tRNA ligase: protein MPRYNPAAIEPKWQRYWEEHQTFAAPRLPTGPKLYVLDMFPYPSGDGLHVGHPEGQTATDITCRFERMRGKCVLHPMGWDAFGLPAEQHAIRTGTPPRVTTEKNINNFRRQEKMLGFSYDWSRELSTTDVDYFRWTQWIFLQLFDSWFDEAQQRGRPIAELPIPDDVKAAGADAVRRYQDDHRLAYQLEAPVNWCPALGTVLANEEVIGGVSERGGHPVVRIPLKQWMLRITAYADRLEKDLDSVNWPESIKALQRNWIGRSVGAEVDFFIGQDSERTAGKPAPMAFKAWRTARTQSGFPRKPGAEVLRVFTTRPDTLFGATYMVIAPEHSHIERLTTLEQAAEVKAYCAQAASKSDLDRTELNKEKTGVFTGSFAANPVNNRPVPIYVADYVLASYGTGAIMAVPAHDTRDFEFAVKYNVPIVPVVDPGDAKDVVRDDVLAGRAVYPGLGVAINSSMFNGTPTEEFKVKISDDLATKGAGRMAVNYKLRDWLFSRQHFWGEPFPILHELDDKGEPTGMIRAVDVQDLPVDLPEMSHFKPHGRPEPPLEEAPQEWLYPTIDGKKYKRETNSMPQWAGSCWYYLRFLDNKNKDRFIDPEIEKAWMPVDLYIGGAEHAVLHLLYSRFWHKVLFDRGHVSMPEPFSKLVNQGMILGEDGGKMSKSRGNVVNPDKVVEDFGADSLRLYEMFMGPLEASKPWSMEGVSGVRGFLDRAWRLIINDRVDHVELNAAVGDHEMTAEQARVLYRTIRDVGGDIQKLSFNTAIAKMMEFVNFFTKEDRRPREAMDKFVLVLSPFAPHLAEELWEALGHTKTLAYEPWPAHDEAKIKEDTKEIPVQINGKVKAKLIISTDATPAEAEAAAMADEKVKELLAGKAVVKVIVPPGAKLVNFVVK, encoded by the coding sequence ATGCCTCGCTACAATCCCGCCGCCATCGAGCCCAAGTGGCAACGCTATTGGGAAGAACACCAGACGTTCGCGGCTCCGCGACTGCCCACCGGCCCCAAGCTCTATGTCTTGGACATGTTCCCGTATCCCAGCGGCGACGGTCTGCACGTGGGGCATCCCGAGGGGCAAACGGCCACCGACATCACGTGTCGCTTCGAGCGGATGCGCGGCAAGTGCGTGCTGCACCCGATGGGCTGGGACGCCTTTGGGCTGCCGGCCGAGCAGCATGCCATTCGCACCGGCACGCCGCCGCGCGTGACGACTGAAAAAAACATCAACAACTTCCGCCGCCAGGAAAAGATGCTCGGCTTCAGCTACGACTGGAGCCGCGAGCTGTCGACCACCGACGTCGATTACTTCCGCTGGACCCAGTGGATCTTCCTGCAACTGTTCGACTCCTGGTTCGATGAGGCCCAGCAGCGCGGCCGCCCGATTGCCGAGTTGCCGATTCCCGACGATGTGAAGGCGGCGGGGGCTGATGCCGTTCGTCGCTACCAGGACGACCATCGACTGGCCTACCAGTTAGAAGCGCCGGTCAACTGGTGCCCTGCCCTGGGGACCGTGCTGGCCAACGAGGAAGTGATCGGCGGCGTCAGCGAGCGCGGCGGGCACCCGGTGGTGCGCATCCCCCTCAAGCAATGGATGCTGCGAATCACGGCCTATGCCGACCGCCTGGAAAAGGATCTCGACAGCGTCAACTGGCCCGAGAGCATCAAGGCGCTGCAGCGCAATTGGATCGGCCGCAGCGTCGGCGCCGAGGTCGACTTCTTCATCGGCCAGGACAGCGAGCGCACTGCCGGCAAGCCCGCGCCTATGGCATTCAAGGCCTGGCGAACAGCGCGCACCCAGAGCGGTTTTCCACGCAAGCCGGGCGCGGAAGTCCTGCGAGTGTTCACCACGCGTCCCGACACGCTGTTCGGCGCGACGTACATGGTGATCGCGCCGGAGCATTCGCACATCGAGCGCCTGACCACGCTCGAGCAAGCGGCCGAGGTCAAAGCCTATTGCGCCCAAGCGGCCAGCAAGAGCGACCTGGACCGGACCGAGTTGAACAAGGAAAAGACCGGCGTCTTTACCGGCAGCTTTGCCGCCAATCCGGTGAACAACCGCCCGGTGCCGATCTATGTGGCTGACTACGTGCTGGCCAGCTACGGCACCGGCGCGATCATGGCCGTGCCGGCGCACGACACGCGCGACTTTGAGTTCGCGGTGAAATACAACGTGCCGATCGTCCCGGTCGTCGACCCGGGCGACGCCAAGGACGTGGTTCGCGACGACGTTCTGGCCGGTCGCGCGGTCTACCCGGGCCTGGGCGTGGCGATCAATTCGAGCATGTTCAACGGCACGCCGACCGAAGAGTTCAAAGTCAAAATCTCCGACGACCTGGCCACCAAAGGGGCCGGGCGCATGGCGGTGAACTACAAGTTGCGCGACTGGCTGTTTAGCCGTCAACACTTCTGGGGCGAGCCGTTCCCGATCTTGCACGAGTTGGACGACAAGGGGGAACCGACGGGGATGATTCGCGCGGTCGACGTACAGGACTTGCCGGTCGATCTGCCCGAGATGTCCCACTTCAAGCCGCACGGCCGCCCCGAGCCGCCGCTCGAAGAAGCGCCGCAGGAATGGCTCTACCCGACGATTGACGGCAAGAAGTACAAGCGCGAGACGAACAGCATGCCGCAATGGGCCGGCTCGTGCTGGTACTACTTGCGCTTTTTGGACAACAAGAACAAAGACCGGTTCATCGACCCGGAAATCGAAAAGGCCTGGATGCCGGTCGATCTGTACATTGGCGGCGCCGAGCACGCGGTGCTGCACCTGCTCTACTCGCGATTCTGGCACAAGGTGCTGTTCGACCGCGGCCACGTCAGCATGCCCGAGCCGTTCAGCAAGCTGGTGAACCAGGGAATGATCCTGGGCGAAGACGGCGGCAAGATGTCCAAAAGTCGTGGCAACGTCGTGAACCCCGACAAAGTGGTCGAGGACTTCGGCGCGGACTCGCTGCGGCTGTACGAAATGTTCATGGGGCCGCTCGAGGCGTCCAAGCCGTGGAGCATGGAAGGGGTCAGCGGCGTGCGCGGGTTCCTGGATCGCGCCTGGCGCTTGATCATCAACGACCGTGTCGACCACGTCGAGCTGAACGCCGCGGTCGGCGACCACGAGATGACCGCCGAGCAGGCCCGCGTGCTGTACCGGACGATTCGCGACGTGGGTGGCGACATCCAAAAGCTGTCGTTCAACACGGCCATCGCCAAAATGATGGAGTTCGTCAACTTCTTTACCAAGGAAGATCGGCGGCCGCGCGAAGCGATGGACAAGTTCGTGCTGGTCCTGTCACCGTTCGCGCCCCACCTGGCCGAAGAACTGTGGGAAGCGCTCGGGCACACGAAGACACTGGCCTATGAGCCCTGGCCCGCGCACGACGAAGCCAAGATCAAGGAAGACACCAAAGAAATCCCGGTGCAGATCAACGGCAAGGTGAAGGCCAAGCTGATTATCTCGACCGACGCCACGCCCGCCGAAGCCGAAGCGGCCGCCATGGCCGACGAGAAGGTGAAAGAACTTCTCGCCGGCAAGGCGGTCGTCAAGGTGATCGTCCCGCCCGGGGCCAAGCTGGTGAACTTTGTCGTCAAGTGA